Proteins encoded within one genomic window of Plasmodium cynomolgi strain B DNA, chromosome 11, whole genome shotgun sequence:
- a CDS encoding hypothetical protein (putative), with product MTHIYIVIILIVQLKVWTECRFKYASNTELLVERVKRGKQAMDEILRAKKKAEVEYEEKRKKSRKSKGTKSGRAGRVTNGGQNDRGGQGRDDDQDGGDDQDDNIYVREIKCYEYVLNQLNSLNVYNCNEINENNKSMLALAKTKCLFVKSVRSFPDEKSGCILNPKKLNKLQIYLYNNNLFDQFKNENFAKMLSLDELRKIEKTKNPCLGDTASEGGIYESISSDDFLSSVEKESMYPSGDKITPESNPPRDHIDLKNMLCENLKYKIVTNCTTSDSMSDTAFQIYHSELNHIDDICFYIQSSEWNRRTDANINRLAETSVNITRQMTTNLENMKLIEHAQVKQIENTNRFDNFLKGLKNDFSEVIQILLKIKKHHESITKFVTAFKMLMMYLLVLLLVLFITSRSYASNSRRKIISCVLFCCLTELVFKRIIALIRNYAFLRVSENLVSHSVKGIRYTFVLIGIKVLISAIVTYKEPVKIIEEELKYIKKLVEKNEQCRNSFRDIKRQNEIIDRSVDQETVNVLNLWLNYNDYLDSLYLEDEDFAISSHSDTEINSSDTSLASEEMPPEEIEELNEDPIGIRIKSMHRKNRPLFFHYFPSPTNIKAYTESPISFANIIEHNHNEMMRLREDRMRDFDNDEGENNHVYNHVEELTEDVNNRTKLLESDKENETCNLYDLAEDDTKVNKFFSLDGI from the exons ATGACGCATATCTAcattgttataatattaattgTGCAGCTAAAAGTGTGGACAGAATGCAGATTCAAGTACGCCAGTAACACGGAGTTACTGGTGGAGAGGGTTAAGAGGGGGAAACAGGCCATGGACGAAATTTTGAGGGCGAAGAAAAAGGCTGAGGTGGAGTACgaagaaaagagaaaaaagagcagAAAATCGAAAGGCACAAAAAGTGGACGCGCTGGAAGAGTTACAAACGGTGGCCAAAATGATCGAGGCGGTCAGGGAAGAGATGACGATCAGGACGGAGGTGACGATCAGGATGACAACATATACgtaagggaaataaaatgttaCGAGTACGTACTGAACCAGTTAAACAGCCTAAACGTATACAACTGCAacgaaataaatgaaaataataaatccATGCTAGCCTTAGCCAAAACCAAGtgcctttttgtaaaatcgGTGAGAAGCTTTCCGGACGAAAAATCAGGCTGCATATTAAACCCAAAGAAATTGAACAAACTACAAATATATCTTTACAACAACAATTTGTTTGaccaatttaaaaatgaaaattttgccAAAATGTTAAGTCTAGATGAGTTAAGGAAGatagaaaaaacgaaaaatccTTGCCTTGGTGATACTGCAAGTGAAGGGGGAATATATGAGTCTATCTCGAGTGACGATTTTTTGTCGAGCGTTGAAAAGGAATCAATGTATCCTAGTGGTGACAAAATAACTCCAGAGAGCAACCCACCACGTGACCATATCGacttgaaaaatatgttgtgcgaaaatttaaaatacaaaattgtaacGAATTGCACAACCAGCGATAGCATGTCCGATACCGCCTTTCAGATTTATCACTCCGAGTTAAACCACATCGACGACATTTGTTTCTACATACAGTCATCTGAGTGGAATAGGCGAACGGATGCAAAT ATTAACCGACTAGCGGAGACCTCCGTAAACATCACCAGGCAGATGACGACCAATTTGGAGAACATGAAGTTAATAGAGCACGCGCAGGTGAAGCAGATCGAAAATACGAATAG ATTCGACAATTTCTTAAAAGGCCTCAAGAATGACTTCAGTGAGGttatacaaattttattaaaaataaagaagcacCATGAGTCTATTACTA AATTTGTAACAGCTTTTAAGATGCTCATGATGTACCTGTTGGTACTGCTCCTTGTTCTGTTCATTACTTCTCGGAGTTATGCGTCAAATAGccgaagaaaaattatatctt GCGTTCTCTTTTGCTGTTTAACCGAACTGGTCTTCAAAAGGATCATTGCGCTGATCAGGAATTATGCGTTCCTAAGAGTCAGCGAGAATTTAGTCAGTCACTCAGTGAAGGGGATCCGATAC ACATTCGTTTTAATTGGCATAAAAGTATTAATCAGCGCCATAGTAac TTACAAAGAGCCAGTGAAAATCATCGAGGAAGAACTgaagtacataaaaaaacttgtggaaaaaaatgaacaatgtCGAAACAGCTTTAGGGACATCAAAAGGCAAAACGAAATAATCGATCGCAGTGTGGACCAAGAAACGG TTAATGTCCTAAACTTGTGGCTAAATTATAATGATTATCTTGATTCATTATACCTGGAGGACGAAGACTTCGCAATAA GTTCCCATAGTGACACGGAAATTAACAGCTCAGACACGTCACTGGCTAGCGAGGAGATGCCACCCGAGGAAATTGAGGA GTTAAATGAAGACCCCATCGGAATAAGAATAAAATCGATGCACAGAAAAAATCGGCCGCTGTTTTTCCACTACTTCCCGTCGCCAACGAATATTAAGGCGTACACAGAGAGCCCCATATCTTTTG CGAATATCATAGAGCACAATCACAACGAAATGATGCGCCTACGGGAGGACAGAATGCGGGATTTT GACAACGACGAAGGGGAGAACAATCACGTGTACAATCATGTGGAAGAACTGACCGAAGACGTGAACAATAGAACTAAACTCCTCGAGAGTGATAAAGAAAATGAGACATGCAATTTATACGACTTGGCAGAAGACGACACGAAGGTAAATAAGTTTTTCTCCTTGGAtggtatataa
- a CDS encoding hypothetical protein (putative) → MQNENVLTQNCDMLDKVGNKLEEILKNLENVLAHLDPLNNYETKEDSMFSNLNDEQNEIIILSNVIYDNINILTAMLHDFIKTIPPSYTYHTTFHSKSFVILRENRKKEKKRQDTRMALDNAQKGTTSSSGTAQTDAAVTQHDDGIVKDTQSEIKKDEDTDSNDQQATELASHFPPSAHIKLIDNRKFKPLQLYKKKQFEEFFYFSHTVDLEYEQELQKYLIKAR, encoded by the exons atgcaaaacgaaaatgtGCTGACGCAGAATTGTGACATGCTGGACAAAGTAGGCaacaaattggaagaaattttaaaaaacctCGAAAATGTTTTAGCCCATCTAGACCCactaaataattatgaaacgAAAGAAGATTCCATGTTCTCCAATTTGAATGACGAACAGAacgaaattattattttgtcaaacgtgatatatgataatattaACATACTTACAGCTATGCTTCACGATTTTATTAAAACCATCCCCCCCTCGTACACATACCACACTACTTTCCACTCAAAGAGTTTTGTTATCTTGAGGGAAAAtagaaagaaggagaaaaaaagacaagaTACGAGGATGGCCTTGGATAATGCTCAGAAAGGTACCACGTCAAGTAGTGGAACAGCACAGACTGACGCAGCGGTGACGCAACATGACGATGGAATAGTCAAAGACACCCAAtcggaaattaaaaaagacgAAGATACCGATTCAAATGATCAACAGGCTACAGAATTAGCCAGCCACTTTCCTCCCTCAGCTCATATCAAATTGATCGACAACAGAAAGTTCAAACCGCTGCAgctatacaaaaaaaaacagtttgaagaatttttctatttttctcACACAGTCGATTTAGA GTATGAACAGgaacttcaaaaatatttaattaaagcGAGGTAG
- a CDS encoding endonuclease/exonuclease/phosphatase domain containing protein (putative), with product MFCAKNSAVLSLWRRTFALNSLKKDEQLVFKSTGMRNGICIGRKNNLDKIAHRGGRKRHISSKCNSGVDEPVGNAFIHTRGVGSSQGDKNTCRKGGLLGSYPLRSGGSPKNYRAIYPNVNESQYTMDDACSKSYSKVNRAKEERSSHSENPKEVLTKQKNVISDEINNTEMIKCRKDIREKKIVYKFKEFSVFSFNILADSLVDYKYENNCSNVMRWINRKEFIFQSIRRKLSDIICLQEIEESYFNELQEKLKLLFFDEIVYDKSAFLKKWHVGLIVALKNKLSKKVEWYDGSVSNDDRDGSNQMVGDHHVSGSPGSDESADDIVIVSNTHLIFDSCKGDVKLYQLCYMTYRLVAMMNKCLDYLRARGKGVKPGRAEKGNKAEETGEKKKREGSPQGRVHPTDSRDFLSPAVIFCGDLNITPNSLLYYYIVNRYINLKKINMKNISGQYLMFKKQFYVCSYEKGSEIKKMFDENILSDLKYDHYNSIVDNMKRESLFSFFKNERILDEGYLTSHCFFHHGNDTYLRNYNSYEYLMSKFKEGKKDCLSYWGHSGRKSSTLSGSEVVSNEHTCDENCAQVSEEKDHGCISFDEMDHEEGNEDNAEQRHPQKEAKIATDQHDDDFILYYPLYFESIYNSVDEHRVEKPCHKYDHIDNLNDEENNLPLSDVPFTVFHGKQKGCVDYIFYSYRTLKVSARGRGLTR from the exons AtgttttgtgcaaaaaacaGCGCAGTGCTTTCCTTATGGAGAAGAACCTTCGCACTGAATAGCTTGAAAAAAGATGAGCAGCTTGTTTTCAAATCTACAGGTATGAGGAATGGTATATGTatagggagaaaaaacaacctagataaaattgcacacagggggggaagaaaacgaCACATTAGTTCGAAGTGTAACAGTGGGGTAGATGAACCGGTAGGGAATGCGTTCATCCACACTAGGGGAGTAGGAAGCAGCCAAGGGGATAAGAATACCTGTAGAAAAGGTGGCCTTCTCGGTAGCTACCCACTCCGTAGTGGAGGGAGCCCCAAGAACTATCGCGCAATCTACCCCAATGTAAATGAAAGCCAGTACACGATGGATGATGCATGTTCGAAAAGTTACTCAAAAGTGAACCGGGCGAAGGAGGAAAGAAGTTCCCATAGTGAAAATCCCAAAGAAGTTctaacaaaacaaaaaaatgtcatttctGATGAAATTAACAACacagaaatgataaaatgtCGAAAGGatataagggaaaaaaaaattgtatataaatttaaagaattttcCGTCTTTTCATTTAACATTTTGGCGGACAGCTTAGTGGATTACAAATACGAGAACAACTGTTCCAATGTGATGAGGTGGATTAACAGgaaagaatttattttccaaagtataaggagaaaattatcaGACATTATATGCCTACAAGAAATAGAAGAATCGTATTTCAACGAACTGCAGGAGAAACTGAAG ttattattttttgacgAAATTGTTTATGATAAATCTgcctttttgaagaaatggCACGTAGGGTTAATTGTcgctttgaaaaataaactttCGAAGAAGGTGGAATGGTATGATGGAAGTGTAAGTAATGATGACCGTGATGGTAGTAACCAAATGGTGGGGGACCATCACGTGAGTGGCTCTCCTGGATCCGACGAATCTGCTGACGATATTGTTATCGTTTCCAACACGCACCTGATTTTCGACTCCTGTAAGGGGGATGTCAAGCTGTACCAGCTGTGCTACATGACGTACCGCTTAGTCGCCATGATGAACAAGTGTCTGGACTATTTGAGGGCGCGCGGGAAGGGGGTCAAGCCAGGACGtgcagaaaagggaaacaaagcGGAAGagacaggggaaaaaaaaaagagggagggCTCACCACAAGGGAGAGTCCACCCAACCGATAGCCGCGACTTCCTGAGCCCTGCCGTAATTTTCTGTGGAGACCTGAACATAACCCCTAATAGCCTTCTCTACTACTACATAGTTAACAGATAcataaatttgaagaagataaatatgaaaaacatCTCAGGACAGTATCTCATGTTCAAGAAGCAGTTCTACGTTTGTAGCTACGAAAAGGGAagtgaaattaaaaaaatgtttgacGAGAATATTCTGAGTGATTTAAAATACGACCATTACAACAGCATAGTGGACAATATGAAAAGGGAGTccctattttctttttttaaaaatgaaagaatacTGGATGAGGGGTATCTAACGAGTCactgtttttttcaccatggGAATGATACCTATTTGAGGAACTACAATTCGTATGAATATTTGATGAGTAAATTTAAGGAAGGCAAGAAGGACTGTCTTTCTTATTGGGGACACTCCGGAAGAAAATCTAGTACACTTTCGGGTAGCGAAGTGGTGAGCAATGAACACACATGCGATGAGAACTGCGCGCAGGTGTCTGAGGAGAAGGACCATGGATGCATCAGTTTTGATGAGATGGACCATGAGGAGGGTAACGAGGATAACGCGGAGCAGCGCCATCCCcagaaggaagcaaaaatagCAACTGATCAGCATGACGACGATTTTATACTGTACTATCCCCTGTATTTTGAAAGTATATACAACAGCGTGGACGAGCACAGAGTTGAGAAGCCCTGCCACAAATATGATCATATTGACAACCTGAATGacgaggaaaataatttaccgCTAAGTGATGTTCCATTCACCGTATTTCATGGGAAGCAGAAGGGGTGTGTcgattatatattttactcGTATAGGACTCTTAAGGTAAGCGCAAGGGGGAGAGGTCTTACCCGTTAA
- a CDS encoding hypothetical protein (putative), giving the protein MNLNSKNIVNLSIFASINALYILLYIFNQTFLQVSDYKESDKLEIVSKEMIESCIMYIYELINDKLTLVRKYLLWTNRMENVTLIIVIYSVGNFLSFVNFSVLFYMVTWAIFLYNHINNVYITKICELAYPYYVDLRDQAKYMFDNIPKLKHIKKTI; this is encoded by the exons ATGAATTTGAACTCAAAGAACATCGTGAACCTGTCGATATTCGCGTCGATAAACGCACTGTACATTCTGCTGTACATTTTCAACCAAACATTTCTGCAA GTGTCAGATTATAAGGAGAGTGACAAGTTGGAGATAGTATCGAAGGAAATGATCGAGAGCTGTatcatgtacatatatgagTTGATAAATGACAAATTGACGTTAgtaagaaaatatttattgtgGACCAACCGAATGGAGAATGTGACACTAATTATTGTGATTTACTCTGTGGGTAatttcctctcctttgtaAATTTCagtgttcttttttacatGGTCACTTGggccatatttttatataaccATATTaacaatgtatatattacgAAGATTTGCGAATTGGCTTATCCCTATTATGTTGACTTGAGGGACCAGGCCAAGTACATGTTCGATAACATCCCCAAGTTGAAGCACATAAAGAAAACCATTTAA
- a CDS encoding hypothetical protein (putative), translating into MRKFTLVIILTVVVITTCMYSLKRAAPKQSLHILEKRKKWYFVRYPKTKDHIRSTILRRKENFHMKIYGKDHRNPHLAYEYVNKIIENKKYEVSKLLEENFEEDNPLQIRMKYLQHTMNNKLSESLKRTSPDEKHRLSMVADMKRKIFCSVARKEEGGKHPTVDEVITEEGKSQTEVSTGKYTEKRRRIWKEENYMYQNNFLNLANPGNVSMMLHEIGFDVLIVNIDNLSAQGNLNDLCDVIGSSRKLPRNVRPAVVVDDVIIHPIQIALAVENKADGNDLEDMLNYCVNLGTQAIVEVHDYNDIYFATQCGSYILMINEFDFLNNQYEYNHAIKAISYSIPELITIAKINVDDLNYVHKLGSLGYDSICLEKKLVDNDLPNFVEGCKSWNAPHKTLLYMNRNNYLKNFLTYTNNPSGETHKDITDNLKKIYDDKNLQNRTSHELLKNYERDFIDAVEEGAPGQSSDPQHTQQGRTDPLGTGDKPNGNNNPLVEEGEKLKDNLLTSDEKKIVQNFKREKKRELFLLNQMKDIIKQVDDQCKNYDSFSEEENKKKEENLETLLENFTKMDKNFLRGFFSDEEIKNIENSIKKSIQQKEKIEKGEINIDDNSVARDIYGIPTNQGEDFDISKLTKEFFDNDSGGEKLSDGGSQKKLGGDSSDGASSRGVDSQ; encoded by the exons atgaggaaattCACCTTAGTAATAATCCTCACAGTGGTTGTAATAACGACGTGCATGTATTCGTTGAAGAGGGCCGCCCCTAAGCAGAGTCTCCACATTTTggagaagagaaagaaaTGGTATTTTGTGAGATACCCCAAAACAAAGGACCATATAAGAAGTACCATCCtaaggaggaaagaaaatttccATATGAAGATCTACGGAAAAGACCACAGAAATCCACACCTGGCATACgaatatgtaaataaaataattgagAACAAAAAGTACGAAGTGAGCAAACTgttagaagaaaattttgaagaagacAACCCTCTACAGATCAGaatgaaatatttacaacacacgatgaataataaattgtCGGAGAGTCTTAAGAGGACAAGTCCAGATGAGAAACACAGATTGTCCATGGTAGCTGacatgaagagaaaaatattttgcagtGTCGCTAGAAAGGAGGAGGGAGGGAAACACCCCACGGTAGATGAAGTAATAACCGAAGAGGGAAAATCCCAAACGGAGGTAAGCACTGGAAAATATACCGAAAAAAGAAGACGCATatggaaggaagaaaattacatgtatcaaaataattttctcaaTTTAGCGAACCCAGGCAATGTCAGTATGATGCTCCACGAAATAGGGTTCGACGTGCTGATAGTCAATATAGATAATCTGTCCGCCCAGGGTAATTTAAACGATTTATGTGATGTGATTGGGAGCTCGAGAAAGTTGCCCCGAAATGTGCGTCCTGCAGTAGTGGTGGATGATGTGATAATTCACCCCATTCAAATTGCTCTAGCAGTGGAGAACAAAGCAGATGGg AATGACCTAGAAGATATGCTAAACTATTGTGTTAACTTAGGCACTCAAGCAATTGTAGAGGTACACGATTACAACGATATTTACTTTGCCACTCAGTGTGGGAGCTACATACTAATGATTAACGAATTcgattttttgaataatCAATATGAGTACAATCATGCGATAAAGGCTATCAGCTACAGCATCCCTGAGTTAATTACCATTGCTAAAATTAATGTGGAtgatttaaattatgtacacaAGTTAGGTAGTCTAGGTTATGACAGCATATGTTTAGAAAAGAAGCTAGTGGATAATGATTTGCCCAATTTTGTTGAGGGTTGTAAGAGTTGGAATGCTCCTCACAAAACACTGCTCTATATGAATAGGAAcaattatttgaaaaattttctaacTTATACGAATAATCCATCGGGGGAAACACACAAGGACATTACggacaatttgaagaaaatctACGATGATAAGAATCTGCAAAATAGGACTTCTCACGagcttttgaaaaattacgaaaGGGATTTTATCGATGCGGTAGAGGAGGGAGCACCTGGGCAGTCGAGCGATCCACAACACACACAGCAGGGGAGGACAGACCCACTTGGAACGGGAGATAAACCAAATGGTAATAATAACCCCTTGgtggaagaaggagaaaagctAAAGGATAACCTCCTAACGAGTGACGAAAAGAAAATcgtgcaaaattttaaaagggaaaaaaaaagagaactATTCCTTCTGAACCAAATGAAAGACATCATAAAGCAAGTGGATGATCAGTGCAAAAATTACGACTCCTTTtctgaagaagaaaataaaaagaaggaagaaaatttggaaacccttttggaaaactttaccaaaatggataaaaattttttaagaggGTTTTTTTcagatgaagaaattaagAACATAGAGAATAGTATTAAGAAGTCCATTCagcaaaaggagaaaatcgaaaagggggaaataaacaTTGACGATAACAGTGTGGCTAGGGACATTTATGGCATTCCGACTAACCAGGGGGAAGACTTTGACATTTCGAAACTGACCAAGGAGTTTTTTGACAACGATTCCGGGGGGGAGAAACTGTCGGATGGGGGttcacagaaaaaattaggGGGTGATTCCTCAGATGGGGCATCTTCCAGGGGGGTGGACTCGCAGTAG
- a CDS encoding ribosomal protein L9 (putative) — MLRISSVFNPQRARMSTYLNYNKYTIKRKTYIAAVENKYTYIVLLNNISQVGEKGEIVKVKRGSARNLIKERKAVYATYENVDCYADKEKYKRTEQVNIKKGAEIKEDFEKYFTHLKNISITIYLDVYKYTNNVSYGLYDFFNYLSCNYQVDLTSQNLHKVNYYKNEENYKNNIYEQIYTDTSHFNDLIVMNNLLFRRTGIYIIYYFLFMPNAKFLNEIVFRISSLQEYELLKDEKKNKKAEIVYRIN, encoded by the exons ATGCTCAGAATAAGCAGCGTGTTCAACCCACAAAGGGCACGCATGAGCACATACCTAAATTATAACAAGTACActataaagagaaaaacgtACATAGCAGCtgtagaaaataaatacacgTACATCGTTCTACTAAACAACATAAGTCAagtgggagaaaaaggagaaatcgTAAAGGTAAAGAGAGGAAGTGCTAGAAACttaataaaagaaagaaaggcAGTATACGCTACGTATGAAAATGTGGACTGCTATGctgataaagaaaaatataaaagaacaGAACaagttaacataaaaaaaggggcagaaataaaagaagattttgaaaaatattttactcacttgaaaaatataagtattaCTATCTATCTTGATGTGTACAAATATACCAATAACGTGTCCTATGGATTGTAcgacttttttaattacctATCGTGTAACTACCAAGTGGACTTAACTAGCCAAAATTTACATAAGGTTAACTATTATAAGAATGAGGAAaactacaaaaataatatatacgaACAGATTTACACAGACACGTCTCATTTCAACGATTTGATTGTTATGAATAATTTGCTTTTTCGGCGTACAGGGATTTAcatcatttattatttcctttttatgccGAAtgccaaatttttaaacgaaATTGTGTTCAGAATTTCCTCCCTGCAGGAATATGA gCTTCTAAAGgatgagaagaagaacaagaaggCCGAAATAGTGTATCGCATAAATTAG
- a CDS encoding hypothetical protein (putative) yields TEYELRGVLAGHSKGVRCMCVISNTHLDELKECQLSFDYIVSADMTGTIMVWKRKTDEEAPTGEETLPPDENPYNDVETFPLHLSDNYQLYKKIEIHERFVYAMTHSKYVGISELKKCKNNVEDHLYVYSGGSDKGVYLFNLNGYIELMLQGHKNSVSSIVEYSKHILLSADWNGEVIMWQIVKLGDESVEVNVWNSQGEKTDEIKNIHNDSVRDIVLFNGQKNAITFSNDETINIYDSNFNILKMYKGHQGFIFYVCVNEKEQIMYSCGDDKSIKVWCIKDIYELMEKYDTEGGAILNKLPLVSQGMDPDPSCLQTIYLTDTLWSVKVLSNGDLACACNDSYIRVYTKKRNHKLSEEATKEVLEMCSKRNKKENPNGEKNSNSTGGEINSENIISVENIKSVVGKEGEVKIFKNKNKYEAYKYENNEWVLIGEVVDDSTSQKKFYIGDNLFKQGYYDEVVSIDTGYGNIKLLPYNASDNVHVIAEMFCKREGLSASQIKPIVDFINQNYASKGGTSTSSTCPTNSSFATHNGSTPNSGKKFNTVLNVFTVEKAALDKIFQKIQEFNSQQPSEEKQNSKLSNEQLNALSNIINLYKKNIKNVYNFNTADINLIMTLFNWSPTYIFPVIDLFRVLVLNKNCDFLYNNKYAFNAFKLVYDCVAYYISNSSKLKENEENKLNSLLLCCLRFYLNMFSLSTPRFYMYKKFNFIAKQFAEMKSTNFNINTLCMKIFFNYVITLNENNDQAMRKSVFEVLHSIKHKINDVELLYTFALCFHTSHEMNTKETNEIVKKYGSLDFMKNKLDSLLPQKNEQNEKVFKNVGSILEDLSA; encoded by the exons ACCGAGTACGAACTGAGAGGCGTACTGGCTGGGCACAGCAAAGGAGTAAGGTGCATGTGTGTCATTAGTAACACCCATTTGGACGAATTAAAAGAATGCCAACTCAGCTTTGACTACATAGTTAGTGCCGACATGACTGGGACAATTATGGTGTGGAAAAGGAAGACTGACGAGGAAGCCCCTACTGGAGAAGAAACTCTACCCCCGGATGAAAACCCATACAACGATGTAGAAACCTTTCCACTTCATCTAAGTGATAATTACCaactttacaaaaaaatagaaatacaTGAAAGGTTCGTCTACGCAATGACACACAGTAAATACGTAGGCATAAGCGAGTtaaagaaatgcaaaaataatgtagAGGACCatttatatgtgtacagCGGAGGGAGCGATAAAGGTGTCTACCTCTTTAACCTAAATGGGTACATCGAATTAATGCTACAAGGACATAAAAACAGTGTCTCAAGTATTGTGGAATATAGTAAGCATATTTTACTAAGTGCGGACTGGAACGGGGAAGTCATCATGTGGCAAATCGTCAAACTTGGTGACGAATCTGTGGAAG TTAATGTGTGGAATAGtcagggagaaaaaacagacgaaattaaaaatatacacaatgATAGTGTGCGAGATATAGTACTATTCAATGGGCAGAAAAATGCCATTACCTTTTCGAATGATGAAACTATCAATATATATGACtccaattttaatatattaaaaatgtacaaaggTCACCAAGGCTTTATTTTCTACGTGTGCgtaaatgaaaaggaacagATTATGTACAGCTGTGGTGACGACAAAAGTATCAAAGTGTGGTGCATCAAAGACATTTACGAGTTAATGGAAAAGTACGATACAGAGGGGGGTGCCATCTTAAATAAACTGCCACTAGTGAGTCAGGGGATGGACCCTGACCCTTCCTGCTTACAAACTATTTACCTAACGGATACTCTGTGGAGTGTCAAAGTGCTAAGCAATGGAGACCTCGCCTGCGCCTGTAATGATAGCTACATTAGGGTGTATACTAAAAAGAGGAACCACAAGCTGAGCGAAGAAGCAACGAAGGAGGTACTCGAAATGTGTAGTAAACGgaacaagaaggaaaatccaaatggagaaaaaaactcaaatTCTACCGGAGGGGAAATTAACtcagaaaatataatcagtgtggaaaatataaaaagcgtcgtaggaaaagaaggagaagttaaaattttcaaaaataaaaataaatatgaagcGTACAAATATGAGAACAACGAGTGGGTACTCATAGGCGAAGTAGTAGACGATAGCACATCACAGAAAAAGTTTTACATCGGAGATAATTTGTTCAAACAGGGCTACTACGATGAAGTGGTCTCCATCGACACAGGTTACGGAAACATAAAACTACTTCCCTACAATGCTAGTGACAATGTGCACGTTATAGCGGAAATGTTTTGCAAAAGAGAAGGCCTCTCCGCCAGCCAAATAAAACCCATCGTCGATTTTATTAACCAGAATTATGCATCCAAGGGGGGGACATCCACCTCCTCTACATGCCCCACAAACAGTTCTTTTGCTACTCATAATGGTAGTACCCCTAatagtgggaaaaaattcaacacAGTTTTGAACGTTTTCACTGTGGAAAAAGCTGCCCtagataaaattttccaaaaaatacaAGAATTTAACTCTCAACAaccaagtgaagaaaaacagaacAGTAAACTATCAAATGAACAACTGAATGCTCTATCAAATATTATTAACCTGTacaaaaagaatataaaaaatgtatacaacTTCAACACAGCAGATATTAACCTCATTATGACACTTTTCAATTGGTCCCCCACTTATATATTCCCCGTGATTGACCTCTTTAGGGTTCtcgttttaaataaaaattgtgattttttatacaataatAAGTACGCCTTCAATGCCTTTAAGCTCGTTTACGATTGCGTTGCTTATTATATATCCAATTCATCaaagttaaaagaaaatgaggagaaCAAACTGAATTCTTTGCTTCTCTGTTGccttcgtttttatttaaatatgtttaGTTTGTCCACCCCAAgattttatatgtacaaaaagTTTAACTTCATCGCGAAACAGTTCGCAGAGATGAAGTCCACTAATTTTAACATTAACACATTGtgcatgaaaatatttttcaactATGTGATAACGCTGAACGAAAATAATGATCAGGCGATGAGAAAATCAGTGTTCGAAGTTTTGCACTCGATTAAGCACAAGATAAATGATGTCGAATTGCTTTACACCTTTGCTCTTTGTTTCCACACATCCCACGAAATGAACACCAAGGAGACTAacgaaattgtgaaaaagTATGGCTCCCTTGATTTTATGAAGAACAAACTGGATTCTCTCCTcccgcaaaaaaatgagcagaatGAGAAGGTGTTCAAGAACGTGGGATCCATTTTGGAGGACCTCTCGGCGTAG